From Pusillibacter faecalis, one genomic window encodes:
- a CDS encoding CHC2 zinc finger domain-containing protein yields the protein MNVFEAVKQSVTTRQAAEHYGIHVGRNGMACCPFHNDKTPSMKLDRRYHCFGCGTDGDVIDFAAALYGLGKKEAAVQLAQDFGISYEDWKPPGKVKKPKPRQKSPEEQFQEAKNRCSRILADYLHLLRAWRKDYVPHSPEEAFHPRFVEALQKQAQVEYLLDVLLFGETEEKAALITDYGKDVIQLEQRMAEFAAADAARTKKHHERHAAATER from the coding sequence TTGAATGTATTTGAAGCTGTGAAGCAGTCCGTCACAACAAGACAGGCTGCGGAGCATTATGGAATCCATGTAGGTCGGAACGGGATGGCTTGTTGCCCGTTCCATAACGATAAAACCCCAAGCATGAAGCTGGATCGGCGTTACCACTGCTTCGGCTGCGGTACGGATGGGGATGTGATTGATTTTGCCGCCGCTCTGTATGGGCTGGGAAAGAAAGAAGCCGCCGTACAACTGGCACAGGACTTTGGAATTTCCTATGAGGACTGGAAACCGCCGGGAAAGGTAAAAAAGCCCAAGCCCCGGCAGAAATCCCCGGAGGAACAGTTTCAGGAAGCAAAGAACCGCTGCTCCCGTATCCTTGCCGATTATCTCCACCTGCTTAGGGCATGGAGAAAGGATTATGTCCCGCACTCCCCGGAGGAAGCCTTTCATCCCCGGTTTGTGGAAGCCTTACAGAAGCAAGCCCAAGTGGAATATCTGCTGGATGTGCTGCTGTTCGGGGAGACAGAGGAAAAAGCGGCTTTGATTACGGACTACGGAAAGGATGTGATACAGCTTGAACAACGAATGGCAGAGTTTGCAGCCGCAGACGCAGCAAGAACTAAAAAACACCATGAACGCCATGCAGCCGCCACAGAGCGTTGA